In one window of Candidatus Kryptonium sp. DNA:
- the ribE gene encoding 6,7-dimethyl-8-ribityllumazine synthase: MKIFEGKLIAQGLKFGIVVSRFNELITSKLLDGALDCLRRHGANDEDIEVFYCPGSFEIPLVAKKIAQTGKYNAIICLGAVIRGETPHFDYIASEVSKGVAQVQLETGIPLAFGVITTDDVEQALNRAGVKVGNKGWDAALSA; the protein is encoded by the coding sequence ATGAAAATTTTTGAAGGAAAACTTATAGCGCAAGGATTGAAATTTGGCATCGTTGTTAGCAGATTTAATGAACTCATAACTTCAAAACTGCTTGATGGCGCTCTTGATTGTCTTAGACGCCATGGAGCAAATGACGAAGATATAGAAGTTTTTTATTGTCCTGGTTCATTTGAGATCCCACTTGTTGCTAAGAAAATCGCTCAAACCGGAAAATATAATGCTATAATCTGTCTCGGCGCTGTAATTCGTGGAGAAACCCCACATTTTGATTATATCGCTTCAGAAGTTTCAAAAGGTGTAGCTCAAGTCCAACTTGAAACAGGTATACCTCTTGCATTTGGAGTTATCACAACCGATGATGTTGAACAAGCACTTAACAGAGCAGGAGTGAAAGTCGGAAACAAAGGATGGGACGCAGCTCTAAGCGC
- a CDS encoding sugar ABC transporter permease, whose amino-acid sequence MNRHKIKQILLDSATYLFLIIFTLVVIYPILNVISISLRPADKLLSTSLRIIPENATLNSYVQLFTSTPFLRWLFNSTFVSAVVMLTGVTLASTAGYALSRFNFWGKKAVMIGILITQMFPATMLLLPLYIMLIKLHLLNSYLGLMIVYTSTALPFCVWQMKGYYDTIPVSLEEAARIDGCNQFQAFYKVVFPLALPALVITALFSFMSAWAEYVVAAQILQEPELYTLAIGLKQFESSMATEWGLYAAGSLIVSIPAVLLFLILSRYLISGLTLGSVKG is encoded by the coding sequence ATGAATCGGCATAAAATAAAACAAATCCTGCTTGACAGTGCGACATATCTTTTTCTCATAATCTTTACACTTGTGGTTATTTATCCGATTTTAAATGTCATCAGTATTTCACTTAGACCTGCTGATAAACTTTTGTCAACATCTTTGAGAATTATACCTGAAAATGCGACCCTGAACTCATATGTTCAACTTTTCACTTCCACACCATTTTTGAGATGGTTATTTAACTCAACTTTTGTTTCTGCTGTCGTGATGTTAACTGGCGTGACACTTGCATCAACCGCGGGATACGCACTTTCAAGATTTAATTTCTGGGGGAAAAAAGCTGTGATGATCGGGATACTTATCACTCAAATGTTTCCTGCAACGATGTTGTTGCTTCCGCTTTACATCATGCTTATTAAGCTTCATCTTCTCAATAGTTATCTTGGTCTTATGATAGTTTATACATCAACTGCGCTTCCTTTTTGTGTTTGGCAAATGAAGGGATATTATGATACGATCCCTGTAAGTTTGGAGGAAGCTGCACGAATTGATGGATGCAATCAGTTTCAAGCTTTTTACAAGGTCGTTTTCCCACTTGCTCTTCCGGCTTTGGTGATAACTGCTTTGTTTTCTTTCATGTCTGCCTGGGCTGAATATGTTGTAGCTGCTCAAATTTTGCAAGAACCAGAACTTTACACTCTTGCGATCGGGCTAAAGCAATTTGAGTCAAGCATGGCAACTGAATGGGGATTATACGCAGCTGGATCTTTAATTGTAAGCATTCCTGCCGTCTTGCTGTTTCTTATTTTGAGCAGATACCTAATATCTGGTCTAACGCTCGGAAGCGTTAAAGGTTAA
- the metE gene encoding 5-methyltetrahydropteroyltriglutamate--homocysteine S-methyltransferase produces MAIKTTAFGYPKIGPNRELKKIVESYWAGEITREQLYTEAEKIQLQRLSILKDAELDYIPSNDFSLYDFILDISTMLGVVPKRFGETLDLDTYFAMARGSKTAIACEMTKWFDTNYHYIVPEFEAEFKLLKNRPLESYRFAKEKLGIETKPVLIGPFTYIWLGKIPQKQEGTLLTQMIRAYESDKFKDLVFSASKIYNQILKELETNGVKTIQLDEPALVLDLSDNDIEILIESYKILTDGLKQIEIFVHTYYESLSNYEKVAFELPVHGIGFDFTVNDENFENIKKHGFPTDKKLIAGVISGRDPWKIDFQKTVNFINELTKFVSEDRLILSNSSPLFHLPISLEPEKGHLDDRLIQLLSFANERLDELKILKKIFNENYPIPQQNLQMLIDEFRDEEVRRKVSQINEEEIGRKTPFTERYKKQVSLLGLPKFPTTTIGSFPQTKEVRKARADFNTGKISKEEYENFIKEQIKNAIEIQEKIGLDVLVHGEFERSDMVEFFGQKMKGFAFTKNGWVQSYGTRYVRPPIIYGDVSRPEPMTVKEISYAQSLTSKPVKGMLTGPVTILNWSFYRKDIPKKEIAYQIALALRDEVLDLEKAGIKVIQIDEPAFREGLPLKKAKQKEYLDWAVKAFKLTNEAVKPETQIQTHMCYSEFNDIIEYIYAMDSDVILIEASRSKGEILNAFENFNYDHGIGPGVYDIHSPRVPSVEEMLEIAERSVKVIDKNLIWINPDCGLKTRNWEEVIPSLQNIVQTARIMREKYGD; encoded by the coding sequence ATGGCAATAAAGACGACCGCTTTCGGATATCCCAAAATAGGACCGAACAGAGAACTTAAAAAAATTGTGGAAAGCTACTGGGCTGGAGAAATCACAAGAGAACAACTTTACACAGAAGCTGAAAAAATTCAACTACAGCGTCTGTCCATATTGAAGGATGCAGAACTTGATTACATTCCATCAAATGACTTTTCACTTTATGATTTCATACTTGACATATCAACCATGCTTGGCGTCGTTCCGAAGAGGTTCGGTGAAACTTTAGATCTTGACACATACTTTGCTATGGCTCGTGGCAGTAAAACCGCAATTGCCTGTGAGATGACGAAGTGGTTTGATACAAACTATCACTACATCGTTCCAGAATTTGAAGCAGAGTTTAAACTTTTAAAAAATCGCCCACTTGAATCATACAGGTTTGCGAAAGAGAAACTTGGCATTGAAACGAAGCCAGTTTTAATCGGCCCATTTACATATATCTGGCTTGGCAAAATACCACAAAAGCAAGAAGGAACGCTTTTAACTCAAATGATAAGAGCATACGAGAGCGATAAATTCAAAGATCTTGTTTTCTCTGCATCAAAAATTTATAACCAAATTTTAAAAGAGCTTGAAACAAACGGTGTCAAAACAATCCAACTTGATGAGCCAGCTCTTGTGCTTGACTTAAGCGACAATGATATTGAGATTCTAATTGAGTCATATAAAATTTTGACAGACGGACTTAAGCAGATTGAAATTTTTGTGCATACTTATTATGAAAGCTTGTCTAACTACGAAAAAGTTGCTTTTGAGCTTCCAGTCCACGGAATTGGGTTTGATTTCACTGTAAACGATGAAAACTTTGAGAATATAAAAAAGCACGGTTTCCCCACAGATAAGAAACTTATAGCTGGGGTCATCTCGGGGCGTGATCCTTGGAAAATTGATTTTCAAAAAACTGTTAACTTCATAAACGAATTAACTAAGTTTGTAAGTGAGGATAGATTAATTCTCTCAAATTCATCACCGCTTTTTCATCTTCCTATCTCGCTTGAACCTGAAAAGGGACATCTTGATGACAGGTTAATTCAATTGCTTTCGTTTGCAAACGAACGACTTGACGAGCTTAAGATTCTAAAAAAAATTTTCAATGAAAATTATCCCATCCCGCAACAAAACCTTCAAATGTTGATAGATGAATTTAGAGATGAGGAAGTTAGAAGAAAGGTATCTCAAATAAATGAAGAGGAAATCGGAAGAAAAACTCCATTCACCGAAAGATACAAAAAACAAGTTTCACTTCTTGGGCTTCCAAAGTTTCCAACCACGACTATAGGAAGCTTCCCGCAGACAAAAGAAGTAAGAAAAGCGAGAGCAGATTTCAACACTGGCAAAATTTCAAAAGAGGAATACGAAAATTTCATCAAAGAGCAAATTAAAAATGCAATTGAAATTCAAGAAAAAATTGGATTAGATGTCTTAGTCCATGGCGAATTTGAGAGGTCTGACATGGTTGAATTCTTCGGTCAAAAGATGAAAGGTTTCGCCTTCACCAAAAATGGATGGGTTCAATCGTACGGCACAAGGTATGTTCGTCCACCAATAATATATGGTGATGTGTCAAGACCTGAACCAATGACAGTGAAAGAAATATCATACGCGCAATCTTTGACATCAAAACCAGTTAAAGGGATGCTAACAGGTCCCGTTACAATTCTAAATTGGTCGTTTTATAGAAAAGACATTCCAAAGAAAGAAATCGCATATCAGATTGCTCTTGCTTTAAGAGACGAAGTCCTTGATCTTGAAAAGGCGGGAATAAAAGTAATCCAAATTGATGAACCAGCTTTTAGGGAAGGACTACCACTTAAAAAAGCAAAACAAAAAGAATATCTTGATTGGGCTGTTAAAGCATTCAAATTGACAAATGAAGCTGTAAAGCCTGAGACACAAATCCAAACTCATATGTGTTACTCTGAATTCAATGACATCATTGAATACATCTACGCAATGGATTCGGATGTTATTTTGATTGAAGCATCAAGAAGCAAAGGAGAGATCCTTAATGCATTTGAAAACTTTAACTATGATCATGGGATCGGCCCAGGAGTATACGACATCCACTCGCCCAGAGTTCCATCGGTGGAAGAGATGCTTGAAATAGCAGAAAGATCTGTGAAAGTTATTGACAAAAATTTAATATGGATAAATCCTGATTGTGGCTTAAAAACCAGAAATTGGGAAGAAGTTATCCCGTCGCTTCAAAATATCGTTCAAACCGCAAGGATAATGCGAGAAAAATATGGTGATTGA
- a CDS encoding sugar ABC transporter permease: MSRRTLFILAFLLPALIIMFGVIVYPFFYNIVLSFSNMSLRHFRDWKIIGFKQYVKVFSENTFYVVFLKTLIWTFVNVTFHVIIGVFLALILNRKSIKFKPIFRTLLILPWAIPQVITALTWRSMFNYEYGAINIFIAKYLNMSPVEWLLRPFEAFTACIITNVWLGFPFMMVVALGGLQSIPQELYEAADIDGASAWQKFKNITLPFLRPVMAPAITLGIIWTFNNLNIVWLVSNGGEPSDQTHILVSYVYKAAFNLYRYGYAAALSVVIFLILLVIGIYFLKKTRAVESVY, encoded by the coding sequence ATGAGTAGAAGAACATTATTCATACTTGCCTTTCTTCTTCCAGCGTTGATTATAATGTTCGGAGTTATAGTGTATCCTTTCTTTTATAACATCGTTCTCTCGTTTTCAAATATGAGCCTGCGCCATTTTAGGGATTGGAAGATAATTGGATTCAAGCAATATGTCAAGGTCTTTAGCGAAAATACTTTCTATGTTGTTTTTTTGAAAACATTGATCTGGACATTTGTAAATGTCACTTTCCATGTTATCATCGGTGTTTTTCTTGCTTTAATCTTGAACAGAAAATCAATAAAATTCAAGCCAATTTTTAGGACACTTTTAATTTTACCTTGGGCGATTCCGCAGGTTATAACTGCTTTGACTTGGCGAAGCATGTTTAATTATGAATATGGTGCGATAAATATCTTTATCGCAAAGTATCTTAACATGTCACCAGTTGAATGGCTATTGAGACCTTTTGAAGCGTTCACTGCGTGTATTATAACGAATGTCTGGCTTGGTTTTCCTTTTATGATGGTCGTTGCACTCGGTGGATTACAAAGCATTCCACAAGAACTATACGAAGCAGCGGATATTGATGGAGCATCGGCTTGGCAGAAGTTCAAAAACATAACATTACCATTCTTGAGGCCTGTGATGGCTCCAGCAATCACGCTTGGGATCATTTGGACTTTCAATAATCTCAATATCGTTTGGCTTGTTTCAAATGGAGGTGAACCAAGCGATCAAACACATATACTTGTTTCGTATGTTTATAAAGCAGCATTCAACCTTTATAGATATGGCTACGCAGCTGCTTTGTCAGTTGTGATATTCTTGATCTTGCTTGTCATCGGCATTTACTTCTTGAAGAAAACAAGAGCGGTTGAATCCGTATATTAA
- a CDS encoding extracellular solute-binding protein codes for MRWNFLLIFVAIFILVSCSNEDAGKIRIVIWHQKPPGERDILEQAIKRYMETHPNVKIIALYKETEELRSAYIISAIAGKGPDLVYGPSDQVGPFELLKIIRPLEEIFDTSFLNQFDPRGLLWYKGHLYQIGDQIGNHLFLLYNKDLVKKPPQTMNELIQIGKELTKDFDGDGKIDQYGLVWNYTEPFFFIPFLTGFGGWIMDSLGNPTLDTEATVKALKLVRDLRDVHKIIPRECDYNTADALFKEGRAGMLINGPWSIGGYKKAGVNFGITRIPKVDETGLWPAPMISIKGYSINVNVDEKKLPYVVDLFKYLVSEEVQLELTKALGTIPTNKKALENEDVKKNTLVQSSLWQAEVGRPMPVVPELRAIWDSMRPYYQAVLGGTMTPEEASIGMQQLAIKKIEEMNE; via the coding sequence ATGAGATGGAACTTCTTATTAATTTTCGTTGCGATTTTCATACTTGTATCATGCTCAAATGAGGACGCTGGGAAAATTAGAATAGTTATTTGGCATCAGAAGCCTCCGGGCGAAAGAGATATACTTGAGCAAGCAATAAAGCGCTATATGGAAACTCATCCGAATGTAAAGATTATAGCTCTTTACAAGGAAACGGAAGAATTACGATCTGCTTACATTATCTCTGCAATTGCTGGCAAAGGACCTGATTTGGTCTATGGACCAAGCGATCAAGTTGGACCTTTTGAACTTCTTAAAATTATAAGACCACTTGAGGAAATTTTTGACACAAGTTTTCTAAATCAGTTTGATCCAAGGGGCTTGTTGTGGTATAAGGGACATTTATATCAAATCGGGGATCAAATTGGAAATCATCTTTTTCTTTTGTACAACAAGGATCTCGTTAAAAAACCACCTCAAACAATGAATGAATTAATCCAAATTGGAAAGGAGCTGACGAAAGATTTTGATGGTGATGGCAAGATTGATCAATATGGTCTTGTGTGGAATTATACTGAGCCGTTCTTTTTTATTCCGTTTTTAACTGGCTTTGGTGGTTGGATCATGGACTCCTTAGGAAACCCGACATTGGACACTGAAGCAACGGTAAAAGCTCTTAAGCTCGTGCGCGATTTAAGGGATGTGCACAAAATTATACCTCGTGAGTGTGATTACAACACTGCCGATGCTTTGTTCAAGGAAGGTAGAGCTGGAATGCTTATAAACGGACCATGGTCAATCGGTGGATATAAAAAAGCTGGTGTTAACTTTGGGATAACACGAATACCCAAGGTTGATGAAACAGGACTTTGGCCTGCTCCGATGATTTCAATAAAAGGATATTCTATAAATGTAAATGTTGATGAAAAGAAACTACCATATGTCGTTGACCTGTTTAAATATCTCGTCAGCGAGGAAGTCCAACTTGAGCTTACGAAAGCTCTTGGGACAATTCCGACGAATAAAAAAGCTCTTGAAAATGAAGATGTAAAGAAAAATACACTTGTTCAATCTTCGTTATGGCAAGCTGAAGTTGGGAGGCCGATGCCTGTTGTTCCAGAGCTTCGTGCAATTTGGGATTCAATGCGCCCATATTATCAAGCTGTACTTGGTGGCACAATGACGCCAGAAGAAGCAAGCATAGGAATGCAACAACTTGCGATAAAAAAAATTGAAGAGATGAATGAGTAG
- a CDS encoding alpha/beta hydrolase, translating to MKIKINGINIDYNFYKVEDSPTIVFVHGFPFNQKMWNPQVEFLKGKCSILTYDGRGLGESESGDGQFMFENLVDDFIELLRNLKIEKVVACGLSMGGYVILRAYEKQPSMFHALILCDTRAEADGNEAKLRRAQMLHILKFHGKEKFADEFIKTVLSPKTFDEKKEIVAFVYDMITQNDEIGIAGNLIALATRTDTAHILEKIDVPVLIVVGEDDALTPPSLAQSLHSKIKNSQLVVIPSAGHLSNVENSEKFNEAITNFLNRICPI from the coding sequence ATGAAGATAAAAATCAACGGGATAAACATTGACTATAATTTCTACAAAGTTGAAGATTCACCAACCATCGTGTTCGTTCATGGTTTTCCGTTCAATCAAAAAATGTGGAATCCGCAAGTTGAATTTTTAAAAGGAAAGTGTTCAATTTTAACCTATGACGGTCGCGGACTTGGCGAAAGCGAATCAGGTGATGGACAGTTTATGTTTGAAAATTTAGTTGATGATTTTATTGAGTTGTTAAGAAATTTGAAAATTGAGAAAGTAGTTGCTTGTGGTTTGTCAATGGGGGGATATGTCATTTTAAGAGCTTATGAAAAACAACCATCAATGTTTCATGCTTTGATTTTGTGCGACACAAGAGCTGAAGCCGATGGAAATGAGGCAAAATTACGAAGGGCACAAATGCTTCATATTCTCAAATTCCACGGCAAGGAAAAATTCGCCGATGAATTTATAAAAACGGTCCTATCTCCAAAAACTTTTGATGAAAAGAAAGAAATTGTCGCATTTGTTTACGATATGATAACTCAAAACGATGAAATTGGCATCGCAGGAAATCTAATTGCGCTTGCAACAAGAACTGATACAGCACATATACTTGAAAAAATAGATGTCCCAGTTTTAATAGTTGTCGGTGAAGACGACGCCTTGACTCCACCGTCGCTTGCTCAATCACTTCACAGTAAGATAAAGAACAGTCAACTTGTCGTAATTCCATCAGCTGGACATTTAAGCAATGTTGAAAACAGCGAAAAATTTAATGAAGCAATTACGAACTTTTTAAATCGTATTTGTCCAATTTAA
- a CDS encoding PHP domain-containing protein — translation MRVDLHLHTYYSDGVYSPSEVVMKAKENGLDVISIVDHDTTDGLEEAIETGKEIGVEVIPGIELSSSINGTDIHILGYFINWRDENFQVYLKVFRELRSLRAKRIIEKLNALGISLKFENVAEIAKYSPISRVHIASALVRYGFVNDFHEAFSKYLNPGCPAYEKNIDLSPRKAIKLIADVGGLSFIAHPAKFISENDLASLIELGIDGIEVIHPSHNEELVRYYRSIANEYFLLESGGSDFHGGLRQDERCIGAYTVPYKFVETMKQRLNLK, via the coding sequence GTGAGAGTTGACCTGCATTTACATACATATTACTCCGACGGTGTTTATTCGCCATCAGAAGTCGTAATGAAGGCAAAAGAGAACGGTCTTGATGTAATCAGCATAGTTGATCACGATACAACCGACGGTCTTGAAGAAGCAATTGAAACAGGAAAAGAAATTGGGGTTGAAGTAATACCTGGAATTGAATTAAGCTCAAGCATAAACGGGACAGATATACATATACTCGGATATTTTATAAATTGGCGTGATGAGAATTTTCAAGTTTACCTAAAAGTATTTCGTGAGTTGAGGTCTCTAAGAGCCAAAAGAATTATAGAAAAACTTAACGCTCTTGGTATATCTCTGAAATTTGAAAATGTTGCTGAAATTGCTAAATACTCGCCCATAAGTAGAGTTCACATAGCAAGTGCTCTCGTTAGATATGGGTTTGTTAATGATTTCCATGAAGCGTTTAGTAAATACCTGAATCCCGGATGCCCTGCTTATGAAAAAAATATAGATCTTTCACCGAGGAAAGCAATCAAGTTAATCGCTGATGTTGGGGGATTGTCTTTTATTGCACATCCTGCAAAGTTTATTAGTGAAAATGATCTTGCAAGTTTGATTGAACTTGGAATTGATGGAATTGAAGTCATCCACCCATCACATAATGAGGAACTTGTTAGATATTATCGTTCCATTGCTAATGAATACTTTTTACTTGAAAGCGGGGGTTCCGATTTCCACGGCGGATTAAGGCAAGATGAACGCTGTATTGGAGCCTACACAGTGCCGTATAAATTCGTTGAAACAATGAAACAAAGGTTAAATTTAAAATAA
- the rho gene encoding transcription termination factor Rho has translation MDIAELQSKKVAELQKIAKELGLTGYSDLKKQDLIMKILEKMQEQKSTTSEVEEIEEQNGIIFSNGVLEILPDGYGFLRSANYNYLPSPDDIYVSPSQIKKFNLKTGDTIAGQVRPPKEGERFYALLRIETVNGLPPEKARERILFENLTPLYPTKRIRLETVPGEYSMRILDLFAPIGKGQRGLIVSPPKAGKTVLLQKMANSIIRNHPEIKLIILLIDERPEEVTDMERSVGRDVEVISSTFDEPPERHMQVADMVLEKAKRLVESGRDVVILLDSLTRLARASNLVTPHSGRILSGGIDASALIKPKKFFGAARDTEEAGSLTIVATALIDTGSRMDEVIFEEFKGTGNMEVVLTRELADKRIFPAIDINKTGTRKEELLLEPEELNRVWILRKLLSEMSPVEAMEFLLENMRGTKNNKEFLKSMST, from the coding sequence AAAAAGGTTGCCGAGCTTCAGAAAATTGCCAAAGAACTTGGCTTAACTGGTTACAGTGATTTGAAAAAACAGGATCTGATAATGAAAATTCTTGAGAAGATGCAGGAACAAAAATCAACTACCAGTGAAGTGGAAGAAATTGAGGAACAAAATGGGATTATATTTAGCAATGGTGTGCTTGAAATTTTGCCAGATGGGTATGGTTTCTTGAGATCCGCAAATTATAATTACTTACCTTCACCGGATGATATTTATGTATCTCCGTCTCAGATAAAGAAGTTTAATTTAAAAACTGGGGACACAATAGCTGGACAAGTTCGTCCACCGAAAGAAGGTGAAAGATTTTACGCTTTGCTTAGAATAGAAACCGTTAACGGGCTTCCACCTGAAAAAGCGCGGGAAAGGATTCTTTTTGAGAATCTGACGCCTCTCTATCCAACTAAGAGGATTCGCCTTGAAACGGTACCTGGGGAATATTCAATGAGAATTCTTGATCTATTTGCCCCAATTGGAAAAGGACAGCGTGGTTTGATAGTTTCTCCACCAAAAGCTGGAAAAACCGTTCTTTTACAGAAAATGGCAAATAGCATAATTAGAAATCATCCCGAGATCAAGTTGATAATTCTTTTGATTGACGAGAGACCCGAGGAAGTCACTGATATGGAACGTTCAGTTGGTCGTGATGTTGAAGTAATCAGTTCAACATTTGATGAACCACCCGAAAGACATATGCAAGTTGCTGATATGGTTCTTGAAAAAGCAAAGAGATTAGTTGAATCAGGTAGAGATGTAGTTATACTTCTTGACAGCTTGACACGTCTTGCGAGAGCAAGCAACCTCGTGACACCACATAGTGGAAGGATTCTCTCTGGTGGTATTGACGCAAGTGCATTGATAAAACCGAAAAAGTTTTTCGGCGCCGCAAGAGATACAGAAGAAGCTGGAAGCTTAACTATCGTAGCAACTGCTCTAATAGATACAGGTAGCAGAATGGACGAGGTTATATTTGAGGAATTCAAAGGGACAGGTAATATGGAAGTCGTTTTGACGCGAGAACTTGCAGATAAAAGAATCTTTCCCGCAATTGATATAAATAAAACTGGAACACGAAAAGAAGAATTACTTCTTGAACCTGAAGAACTAAATCGTGTTTGGATATTGAGAAAACTTTTAAGTGAAATGTCCCCAGTTGAGGCAATGGAATTCTTGCTTGAAAACATGAGGGGAACAAAAAACAATAAGGAGTTCTTGAAGTCAATGAGCACTTAA
- a CDS encoding Crp/Fnr family transcriptional regulator encodes MIEDISFLRNVSIFEELPERDLEKIANLGTRKTFSKGNVILMEDEIGSALFIIINGKVKVSRLDETGREVILSILGPGEVFGEMSLLDGMKRSATVSALTDTEVLIIYRDDFLNLLSKYPQIAISLLRELAQRLRKADMQIKSLSLKDAEGRIGCVLIMLADDLGKMYKGKVIVEEIPTQQDLANMAGTSRETVSRILSKFEKQGLIKVEGRTLMILEYEKMKKMFK; translated from the coding sequence ATGATTGAGGATATAAGCTTTCTCAGAAATGTTTCAATCTTTGAAGAACTTCCCGAGAGAGATCTTGAGAAGATAGCAAATCTCGGGACAAGAAAGACATTTTCAAAGGGAAATGTGATTTTGATGGAAGACGAGATCGGAAGCGCGCTTTTCATAATAATTAACGGCAAGGTGAAGGTCTCAAGATTGGATGAAACAGGCAGAGAAGTTATACTTTCAATTCTTGGTCCGGGCGAGGTTTTTGGTGAAATGTCCCTTCTTGATGGAATGAAACGCTCAGCAACTGTTTCAGCTCTTACTGATACCGAGGTTTTGATAATCTATAGAGATGATTTTTTAAATTTGTTGAGTAAATATCCGCAAATTGCAATTTCGCTGTTGAGGGAACTTGCACAAAGATTAAGGAAAGCTGATATGCAAATAAAGAGTTTATCCCTGAAGGACGCCGAGGGGAGAATAGGTTGTGTTTTAATTATGCTTGCTGATGATCTTGGAAAAATGTACAAGGGGAAAGTGATCGTTGAAGAAATCCCAACCCAACAAGATCTCGCAAATATGGCGGGGACATCAAGAGAAACTGTGTCAAGAATTTTATCAAAATTTGAAAAACAAGGGCTCATCAAAGTTGAGGGTAGAACTCTTATGATCCTTGAATATGAAAAAATGAAGAAAATGTTTAAGTGA